One bacterium genomic window, GGAGGATCATCTCGAGGATCTGCTCGAGGGGCTCGCTCTTGCCGATCACGTGGCAGTCCCGCCGAAAGCGGCTCAGGCGCAGGCGCCGCTCGAGCAGGAGTCGCAGGTCGCGGTCGGGCAGCGGCAGGTCGAGGAAGAGGTCGACGCCGGCCAGGCGCTCCTCTCGCCGCACCCGCTCGCTGCGCGGGCTCTCCAGGAGGATGAGCTCGAGGTCGCGGTGCCGCCGCCGGATCTTGCGCAGCAGGCCGAGGACGCTGCCCTCCTCGCTGCGGCGGTCCAGGAGCAGGATCAGCGGCTGGTAGGCGTCGAGGGCCCCGTAGGCGGCCTGGAGACTCGGATAGTCGAAGACCGGGGTGCCCTCCAGGGGGCCCCAGCTCGCCACGGCGGCCAGGAGCGAGGGGTCACGGCTGACAAGAAAGAACCCATCGGCGCGCAGCGGCGATTCCGGCGACATCGATCAACCCTTTGCGAAACAAGGGATTGGGCCGTTGGCTGACATCTTGGCAGCAGTCTAGGCCGTCCGCCGCCGGCTGTCAAGTCGTCGAGAGCCCCAGCTCGGCCGACTCCGGCGCTGCGTCGCGCCGGCTGTGCCCGAGCTCCGGCACGCCGAAGGTCTGGCGCTCGCCGTCGAGCAGGGCGCGGCTCAGGGTGAGGTACTCCGCCAGCCGCGCCGCGTCCAGCCCCAGGCGCTGCGCGCAGGGCAGGCTCCCGAGGGCCAGCTCGGGTTCGCGGCGGAAGCCCCACTCCGCCTTCCAGGCGATGGCATTGCCGATGCGCAGCAGGTCGGTCAGGGGATCTTCGCCGGTGTCGGCGTGATGCAGGCGAATCGCCTCCACCGAACGCTCGTGCAGATTCCAGCGCGCGGCGAGGGCGGCGCCCACCTCCGCGTGGTCCATGCCGTAGCGCTTCTGCTCGAACTCGGCGAAGGGGTGGTACTCGCTGTAGATCGCCTCGATGATCTCCTGGTAGCCCGCCGGGTCGCTCTGGAGCAGGATCAGCTTGCCCACATCGTGCACGAGCGTGGTGACGAAGGCCTCCTCGCTGAGCTCGGGCACCGTGCCCAGGGCCACGGTCTTCGCCGCCAGCGCCGCGCCCACCGAGTGCTCCCAGAGCATGGACTCGAGCAGGTCGCCCCGCTTGCCCTTGCCCTTGAAGAGATTCTGGATCGCCTCGGCGAGCACGAGGCTGCGGATGTGGTTGAAACCGAGCATCACGATCGCCTCGCGCAGGGTCTTCACCTTGCGCGGCAGCGAGTAGAGCGCGCTGTTGGCGACCTTCAGGATGCGCAGCGCGAGCACCTGATCGCTGTCGATGACCAGCTGCAGCTTGCGCGCGCTCGTCGAGGGATCGCCGACGAGCTCGAGGATCTTCGAGGCGACGTGCGGCATCGTGGGCAGCTTGCCCACGCGCGCCATCAAGCGATCGAGATCATCAGCCATGGCCGCCCGCTCTCCGCGCGAGCACCCGCGCTTCCAGGCGATCGAGGCGGCGACTGAGCTCGGCCGGACAGCTCGCTTCGGCTGTCGGCGACAGGGCGGGCGGCAGTGCCGCGCTCAGCGCGCTTGGCGCCGCGGCCTCGGGACTCGTCGCGTAGGCGCGCTCCACGCGCCGGCGCTGGCCGACCTCGGCCGTCGCCCGCGCCTCGCGCTCCGCACGCAGCCGCTGCGCGCGCGCGCGTCCGGTCGCGCTGCGCCGCAGCAGACCGACGAGCAGCAGGAGCGCCGTCCCGAAGACGCCCATCCAGAGCGCCGCCGCGAGGCTCCCGCCCTGAAGCACCGGTTCCAGGATCTCCTGCATCTCGCTCACCTCCGATGGCCCGCGCTGCCGCGGGCTCAGGCCCGTTCGTCCAGATGGCCGCCGGGCGCGCGCTGCTCCTCGTCCTCCGCTGCGGGCGGCGGCCCCGCCGGCTCCCGCTCGCCCCGGCGCTCGC contains:
- a CDS encoding HDOD domain-containing protein, encoding MADDLDRLMARVGKLPTMPHVASKILELVGDPSTSARKLQLVIDSDQVLALRILKVANSALYSLPRKVKTLREAIVMLGFNHIRSLVLAEAIQNLFKGKGKRGDLLESMLWEHSVGAALAAKTVALGTVPELSEEAFVTTLVHDVGKLILLQSDPAGYQEIIEAIYSEYHPFAEFEQKRYGMDHAEVGAALAARWNLHERSVEAIRLHHADTGEDPLTDLLRIGNAIAWKAEWGFRREPELALGSLPCAQRLGLDAARLAEYLTLSRALLDGERQTFGVPELGHSRRDAAPESAELGLSTT